The Marinifilum sp. JC120 genome segment TTATACCTCGCCCACCCAGATCAGGACCCTCATGCGTTTTGGACATCGTTACCCGGAGCAGCACGACCTTTCTTCTTTGCGTATTCTCGGCGCGGTGGGTGAACCTTTTAATACCGAAGCATGGCTCTGGATGTATGAGAATATCGGCAAGGGACAATGTCCGGTACTGGATACATGGTGGCAGACCGAGACCGGAATGATCATGATCAGTCCCATGCCCGTGTCAGTGCTTAAGCCCGGTTCCGTAACCCGGCCCCTGCCCGGCATTGATGCTGATGTGGTGGATGCTGAAGGCAATTCTGTGCCGGATGGCAAAGGTGGGCTGCTGGTCATCAAAAAACCATGGCCTGCCATGTTCAGCGATGTGATCGGAGACCGAGAAGAGGTCATGGCCCACTACTGGAAGCGTATTCCGGGTATGTTTTACGCCGGGGATGTGGCCCGCAAGGATGAGGATGGCTATTTCTGGATTCAGGGCCGCGCTGATGATGTGCTCAACATTTCAGGTCACCGCATCGGAACCGCTGAGGTGGAATGCGCGCTGACCAAGCATCCGCAGGTTGCAGAAGCTGTTGTGGTCGGGGTTGTGGATAAGATCAAAGGACAGGTCGCCAAGGCCTACGTGACCCTTAATCATGGTTTTGTGGAATCCGATGACCTGCACCGGGAATTGAAAGAGCAGGTCCGTCGCGAGCTTGGTCCCATCGTGATCGTGCGTAGTATCGAGTTTAGGGACGAGTTGCCCAAGACCTCCAGCGGGAAGATCAAGCGGACTGAGTTGAGTTGACGATGGCGGCGGGGTTTCGCCGTTTTGGATGGAAAATTTATGAAGAAAGCCATTGCGGTTTGGTCGCAGTGGCTTTTTGTTGTTTTGGCATTCCAACAAATCATATTGACAAACCAACAATTTCAAAAGAATGAAATTATCTAGCAAATCTTGTTTAGAACAGATCAGAGAAGGGGAAAATAATGACCACTTATATAAATCTATTTTTGGCAATTGTATTTGAAGTCGTGGCGACAAGTTCTTTGAAAGCTTCTGAGGGTTTTACCAAGCTGGTTCCGAGCCTGATCGTAATTGTCGGATATGCTGCTACATTTTACTTTCTTTCACTTGTACTCAAGACCATGCCTGTTGGTACGGCTTACGCCATCTGGTGTGGATTGGGCATTGTTCTGGTCACGATTGTGAGCGTTTTTCTATATGGTCAGATCCCTGATTTACCGGCCATTCTGGGAATCTTTCTTATTTTGGCCGGGGTCTGCGTAATCAATTATTTTTCCAAAACCATTGTACATTAGATCCTATCACCCCTGATAAAAAAACCGCCCCGTGAACGAAAGTTTACGGGGCGGTTTGCATTTTATAGCTTTGCTGCTTTATCTGGCGATCATAGCCCGCAGCATATCAGCGCAGGTTTCAGCCTGATGTGCCATTTCGTTGAGGCAGTCTACGAAATGGGTGAGCTGGTATATATCTTTGAAATCCATGTCGGAATTGTAGATACGTTTGGAAAGTTCCTTGCGCAGTTCCATGGAACGTGCGTAGTGCTTGCGCACTTTGCGGAATTTGTTCTTGGTGCCTTCGCGGTCAATGGATTTTCCATCATTGAGGGCGATGGTAGCCTTCAGGGCGGGGCCGAGGCTGGTAGTGGTGTCGTTTACTTCAGAGAGCAGCAGGATCAGGTCTTTCTGGTACTCTGTGGGGATGGCTACCTTGCGGATAGCGAGCCAGTGCAGGGCTTCCTGTGCGTAGTCCAGTACATTGTCCTGACTGCGGGTGTAGTTGAAGAACAAAACCTTATCCACGGACATGAACATGGAGTGCGGCAGGTGGTTGCGGATGGAACGCTTGATTTTGTCAGCCTGTCCTTCAACGGTATCGATCTGTTCGATAAGTTCTGTGAATTCGCGGCAGGTATCGTTTCCGGCAACATAGCACTCAACAGAATCGTTGATGATGTGGATACACTCAGCGATTTTGTCGTAGTGTTTGACCAGCCCTTCCATGGGGTCTTTGTTTACAATAAGGCCTAAGAAAGGAAGACGAAAGTGCATAATGTTCTCCTTGTTTTATCTAAATGAAAGCCCATTTAAGCAGGCTGAAAATGATTATACTTGTGAATGCTGCAATGGGAACGGTCAGTACCCAGTAAAGCACGATTCTTCCGAGAATTTTAAAGTTGACAGCTGAAAAACCTCTCGCAAGGCCAACACCTACAACTGCGCCTACTGCTGCGTGGGTTGATGATACAGGTAACCCCATATTGGATGCTGTCAATACTGTTGTAGCAGCTCCGAAGTCAACGGCAAAGCCTCTTGTGTTGGTAAGTACGGTAATCTTTTCACCAACTGTTGACATTACCTTGTGTCCGAGAAGGGAAATACCGATGGCAATTCCAAGTCCACCCATGACCAGAAGACTGAGAGGGACATCTGCCTTGGCAAGTAGTACATGTTCCTTGGATATAAGGTAGATTGCTGCAACAGGTCCGATGGCATTTGCTACATCGTTAGCTCCCTGTGAAAGAGCGACATAGCAGGAAGTCCCGACCTGAAGCTTGCGGAATGTGCTTTCTACTGCTTCTGCGCCTTCTTCTGGGTCACCGACCAGCTTGTTAACTGCAAGCCTTCCTGCAAACCATACTGCCCCGGCAATAGCAAAAGCCAAGGCCAATGATCCGAAAAAGGGAAGTTCAAGGCTTTTTCCTACCGGTGTTTTGTATAGAAATGATAGAGAAATCAGTAGAACAGTCAACCCCATCCAGATTGGAGCCCATTTTTTGGCTTGATGGATAAAATCCTTTTTAAAGAGGATTGTTTTTCTTATGTGGGTGAAGATTAGAAAAGCGATGGTTGCGGCAAAGAATGGCGAAATAATCCATGACATTACAATCCCGACCATTTTTAGCCAGTTGACCACATCAGGGCCACCTGCAACAAGTCCGAAACCGAGAATCGCACCAACAATTGAATGTGTTGAGGATACCGGTAGGGCGGTCAGGGTTGAAATAAGGACCCAGACCCCTGCGGCAAGCAGGGCCGAGAACATACCGACCATGATAATCTTGGGGTCGGCTATGGCTGCCGGGTTGATAATCCCCTTGCTGACCGTTGCGGTCACATGGGAGCCGAGGAACACCGCACCGGCGAAGTTTAGTGTCCCTGCTATGAATACTGCCTGCCGGATAGTGATGGCTTTTGCGCCGACAGCCGAGGCCATGGAATTTGCCACGTCGTTTGCGCCAAGGTTGAAAGCCATCATGAACCCTGCAAACAGGGACATGTAAAAAAACAGATCGTAAATATCCATTAGAGATAATCCCCTTATTGTGAATCCTGAGCGGATTCAGAAGCTTGTTCAGCTGTTACCGGGAGTTTCACACAAAATGAAGATCCGGTACCTGTTGCAGCGTCAACCGGGCTTTCCACCCAGATGTCGCCGTTAAAGTTTCGTGCAAGGCTGCGGCACAGGGCCAGTCCGAGTCCTGAACTGCCGTGTCCTACAGCGTTTTCATCCAGTTTGAAAAATCTTTCGAAAATACGTTCTTTATCCGCGACAGCAATCCCCGGTCCTTCATCAACAACTTTGATTATGGCAAAATCATCATTAGTTTCAGCATGGACTACCACTTCGGTGTTTTCCGGTGCATATTTGATGGCGTTCTCAATCAGGTTGTCGAAAATCTGGACCAGTCCTTCATTGGTTCCGGTGACATTTATTTGCGGAATTTCGTCTTTGCTTAAGTCAATGTTATTGTTCTCCGCGAGAGACTTAAGGTTTGCCATGCTCAGTTCTATGCATTTTTGCAGGTCAGTGGGCTTGGTGCGTAGTTTCTTGCCAGAATATTCACTGCGGGCAAGGGCGAACATGCCGGTGATGACCTTGGACATGTGATCGGCATTATCGCGGATAGTTCCAAGGAAATTTTTGAGTATCTTTTCGTCCTGCGGAGGATTGTCGATCAGGGTTTCTGCATATCCCTTGATGCTGGTCAGCGGGGTGCGCAATTGATGCGAGGCATTGGATACAAAGTCGCGGAGAATTTTTTCTATGCGGCGGACTTCACTGATATCGTGGAACACAAGGATAAGTTTGCGACGGCTTTTGTAGTCATCGTAAGAGCAGATGGTCACATTCATGGAACGCCCGTCCGCAAGATCCACTATCAGGGAATCAGAATCCTTTTTACTGCCGTGTTTGATTATTTTATCAACCGCATCCTGAATTTCATGGCGGGTCAGCACTTCAAGAGGCATTCTGCCTACAAATTGTTGCGTGTCCGGAACCAGTCGGGTCATGGATTTATTGACAGATTCAATTTTGCCTTGCGGGTCGAGGACCATAATGCCTTCAGTCATGTTTTCGAACATGGCATCAAGCTGGTTGCGCTGATCTTCAATTATCCGAATGTGTCCTTTGATTTTTTTGGCCATGGTGTTGATGGAATTTGCCATCAACTTGTATTCCCCACCGGGAATGACCCTGATACGCTTGCTGTAGTCTCCTTCTCCGATGGCCTGCGCGGTAGCAGAAACTTCCCTCACGGCAGAGGTGGTGCGCTTGCCGATGAATACCAGCAATATTGCGGAACCTACAGTCAGTAAGCCCAGAAGTATGGAGAAATGGATCATAACCCGGTCCAGCCTTTCCCCGATTACCGAGTAAGGCAGGGCCAGACGGATGAACTCTCCGTTATTGCCCATGGATTTAGCAACGTAGAGCATGCGGGTTTGCAGAGTTTTGCTGTAGCGGATATCTTTTCCGGTTTCGCTGGTTTCGGCAGCAATGACTTCCGGGCGGTTGGAATGGTCGTCAAGTTCGGGCAGCCTGCTTGTTTTAACATCGGAGTCGGCCAGAACCTTACCGCTTTTTATATAGGTAATGCGGATGTCGAGATGGGAACCCAACTCGTTAATTTCATTTTGAAATGCGGGAGTGCCGGGGTTGACCGGGCTGTGGCTGATTTTCCAGCGCACATAATTCAGAAGGCGGGAAGTGTTTTGCCTGCTGGAAGCGGTCAGCTCTTCTGACACCGTTCCATAGTAAAACCAGAAGGTCAGCAGCAGGGCGCAGAGCAGCACGGCCCAACCCCAAAGCAGAATCTTCATGTGTAGTGATGTTTTAGGCAAAAAAATTCCTCCCTGAGGATTTTCCTGAGCAGAAACAGAGTCCCTTGATTGTCACAGGGGAGTATCAAGCATGTTAATATGGTTAGGTCAAGTTTTGTTACAAAAATTTGTTTTTAGTTTAACTTGCTGTTTTCTAATGAAAAACGGCCATAAAAAGTGTTCTGCACAACTAAAAGTGATTGTTACAATACAGTGACAATTGGCTTTTGTCAGCAGGGTGTTTGTGTGATGGACCGAATCATTACCCATGTTTAAACCAGGAAGATAGCATGTTGAATGGTGTTTCGTTTTAGTTTATTAGTCCATAGACAAGTGCACTAACTAGATTATAAACAAGGCTGAATTTAATGTCTGAAAAAGTTGAAAAAGCAATACAGGATCTGGTCATGAACGGCCCGGTGCCATTGGAGGAACTGGCCGAGCGGCTTGGAAAGACCCCAAAGACATTGGTTCGCGAAGTGAATCCGGAAGACAGGAAAGCTAAGCTTGGCGCGGAGACTCTGGTAGAAATTATGCGCATTACCGGCGCAGTTGAGCCTTTGCGGCTTATGGCTGAAGAATTGGATTTTACAATTGAATCAGCTGATTAGCGCGATTGTTCTGCTGTTTTTAGCTGTATAGGCAAGAGCCATATGTTGCTGTTGTATTTAAAATTTATGGATAGTCCTGTGTAGTTGTCGTATCCGGTTTCTATTTTCCTGTCTTCGTTAAGATATATTCCCATCATACCTGCGGAAAAATCATTTCCCGGTCCGGCTGTGCTGTTTGATGCTCCGCTCAGTTCAAGAGCGGCTGCTTTGAGCTGTTGCGAAATATTATTTGCGGCAAATTTCTCTAATGCAAACGTTCTTTCTTCGCCGGAAAGTGAAGAGACCAGTTTGCCCATTTTCACTACTTCCCCGGCTTCCGGGTTACTGTCTAGAGCTTCGTCGTAAAGATCATCCGCTTCTTCAACCATGCCCAGTGCGAGATTCACGCAGGCAAGGTTGTTGAGCAGTCTGCCGTTATTTCCGTCGTTCAAATCAACAGCAAGGGTATACAAAGATTCCGCCCTTTCCAATAATGCTGTGGAATTTGTGTACAGCCCGACAACTGCGAGGGCGTCCGCTTTCAGGATCACAGCCTCTTCCCTGTTTCTGGCATCTGAAAAACTGGATCTCTCTGCCTGCTCCAGAGCTTCGGCTAGTTCCGAGGAAGGGGTTAGAGTCATTTCCCGGATCAGCAGATTCAGTTGCAGGAATCTCGGCTTCACTCCTGCTTTAACGGACATGGGCCGGGATATGAGTTTGCGGGCTTCTGCTCTGTCTGTTGAGTTTGTGGAGAAGTAGAGGCAGGCAGCAAGGATTTCCGGCTGGTTTCCGGTCTCGGAATCAAGTCTCAAAGTCTGGCGGAACATGTTATCAAATGCTTCTTCCGTGCTCATGGCAGGGTAGGCCAGCCATTCTCCGAGAACATCAACTCCAGCCTTGATCAGCTGGGCCTGTGGGCGGTTGAATTCGTCGTATCCTGTAGCGTATTCCAGAGTTTTGGGCAGGAGAAATCTTGTGGCTGAAGCTTCCTCGGAATTGCGTCCGTCAATTCTGATGGTCGGGAGTGCTTCGGCGATGATCCGTTCCAGCTTGAAGCCCAGAGCCAGTTCGTAGAAAAAACGGTCTTTATTTTTCATATGCTCAGCCCTTTCAAGGTAGGGCCTTGCCGAGAGCAGATTGTCTGTCCGCTGGAAAGCAAGACGCCCGAACCCGGTAAAGGGACGTGCATCATTCGGTCTTAAGCCGTGCAGTTTGTGGAAGAGGGGTTCAGCAAGATCGGGCCTATCCAGCAGGATGAGTGCATTTCCTTTCTCCAGTTGCAGGTCAAAAACATCTTGATCAGTTATGGAAGTGGCTGTTTCGCAGAGTTCTGCCCGGCGGGGCAGGGAACTTATTTGGCGGCGCAGCTCACTGTCCAGATCGGGGTTGGCCAGCAACGGTTTGAGCTGGGTAGCGGCAGCTCCGCCTGCTTCAATATCAAGGTTGCTGTATTGGGCCATGGCTGTTGTCAGGAGCATTTCAGGCGATACCGGAAGTGAAGAAATCGCAATGGCTCCGCTAAGCAGAGGAGCTGCACGGGTAATGTCTTCCGCTTTCAGGGCCTGCTCTCCAAGGGAATACAGAATCCATGGAATGACCGGGGAATGAATGCGGTCGTGGAAAATGCGGGAGGAAAGTATTAATTGCGCTTCCTGCGTCGCTCCATATGCCTGAGTTAGAAATTCAATGCGTTCAAGGTTCTTTTCAAGAGCATGCGGCCCTGTTTCATTCAGGTTCATGCCCTGTTGCAGTTTTTCAGATATAGTACGGATTGTTTGGGAATCCAGCACGGAACAAAGTTTCATCAGGATGATGCACATATCACGGCAGGAGGCATCATAAGTAGATATGCTGTTTCTGATGGTTGCGGCAACGGCAACCAGTTCTTCCACATCGTCTACGCTGAAGCTGTTTTCGCCATTACGTAGCCGGGTTAGAATGTTCTCAGCCCGGTAAGCCAGATATCCGCCGCAGGTGGCGTTGCGCAGGCCGGGAAAATTGTCTTCGGTAATGGCCGGAAATTCGGGCAGGGTTGTGTCTTGAGGTCCCAGGATATTATCCAGAACGGCTTTGCCGGGACCGGGCATATTGGCGAGGAGAATAGAATCCCTTTCTTTGACTGAAATTTTTACTTTCCGGCCTTCAGCTCCGGGGGTTAGGTAAATCCGTGCTTTTTCGAATAAACCGCAATTTTCAAGGATTATCCGGGCGGCAATGATTTTTTGCGGAGTTGCTTTTTCTCCGGGTAATATCTGGGCCAATGCCATAACTGCATTTGGAGTCAGCCGGGAGTCTCCGCTGACTTCAATGGAAGCCACGGACTGGTTTGCGATGAGTCGGGCAGCCGATTCGGCAAGCCTTTGTGCTGCCGGCTCGGAATTGCTGCCGCCGATCTGCTTTCCTTTAATGAATACATCCGGTTCAAGATGGAAATTGTCGGTCAGTAAAGCTGAAAAAGAGGTGCCTTTATCATCCCTGACCATTAGTCCGGAGAGGGTGTATCTTGATTCAGGGGACTGGGCTGTGCAGTTTTCACAACTGAGTCCGGCAGTGGTCAATCGTTGTTGAATGAAGGCTTTGAATTCAAGTACGGGCTGACCGGAAGGGGTCAGAAAATCGCCGATTGATACGAGCGTTGGGGATGCGTTTACTATTGCAGGCAGCAGGGAAATGGCGATTGCAAATAAAAGAAGTCTTATGAAAATTGAAAAACGCATCTAAGCCTCTTGGTATATTGAACAGGTTATGCCTCAATCAATACCTCATCACGCCCATTTAATCCAGCCCCGTAGATTTCGACTTGCCGGGAGAACTCTGGTACTAGGTAGCTCTTCACGAAACAAAAATATTATGAATTGGAATTAATAGATGGAATATAGACAGGATTCAGGACTAGATGGGTTTTGCCGCAAAAACTGGGCCTTGCTGCTCGGTTTGCTGCTTTTGTTTTCCGCCGCAGTTTCCTTTTACGGAACATGGTTGAATTACTTTTACGATATTGATGAGCCCAAGTATGCCCGTGCGGTTTATGAAATGATCCATAGTGGTAACCTGCTTGCTCCTATGTTTGACGGCATACCGCGTATGGAAAAGCCTCCGCTGGCCTATTGGGTTATGTCTCCCTTTGCGTGGTTGGCTTCCCTTGACGGTTTCAGCGGTAATGTCCTTACCCTGCTGCGTTTGCCCACAGTAATCTGCTCCGTGCTCATGGTGCTGGGAACCGCACTCACCGGGCGCAAACTCTTCGGTCCTGCCACCGGGCTACTGGCCGGGATGATCCTGCAAAGTTCAGTGCTTTTCAAGTTCATGACCGTGATGATGAAGGTGGACGTGGTTTTTGCTTGCTGTGTTACTTGGGCCACGTATTTTTATCTACAGCGTTATCTTGGAGATAGAAGTCCCCGTGTAGCTATCGGTGGCGTCATACTTACCGCGCTGGGGGTGCTGGCCAAAGGTCCTTTCGCTTTTCTGCCCATGGCCGGGTATGCATTGGCAGTGGGCATCCGCCATAATGTTAATAAAAAACATGAATCCACTGAATCAGCATCTTTTCTTTCAGCATTTAATATCAAGGGGCTGATTGCTGCTAAGTGGAATGATCGCAATATTCTGTTGCTTTGGTTTATTGCCGGATGCGCACCCTTCTTTCTTTGGCTTTATGGTGCATGGCTGACAACTGGATTTGACTATACTCAAGGGCTGCTCGGGCAGTTCTTCCATAACACCGCCTCTACAAGTTCCAAAGTTACTAATAAGTTGAGCCATCTTGATCCTTATTTTGACACCCTTACAGTTATATTCTTTCCGTGGGGAGGGTATGTGTTCGGGGCTGTTTACGGTGTCTACCGTTCGGTGCGCGAGAAGTTCAATGAAAAATATGTGTTCATGGCCTGCGTTTTTCTGGTCTACCTGCTGGTCTTCACTCTGCTTTTCAAGCTCAAATCCAATCGCTATATGCTTCCGATGCTGCCGCTGCTTTCCATTTTTGTCTGCGACTGGCTGGTCAATGCCAAGCGTGACAAGATGTACCGCACCCTCTTTGAGATGGGCTTTGTCTGGATTCTGTCCATGGCGGCCATGCTCGGCTATCGTTCCTTCAAGTCCATGAGTGTCTCGGTCAACCTTGCGGACCGGGTGCCTGTGGGCCAGTACATGGAATTGATGTTTCCTTTTTTTATCGCCCTTGGGGCATTTTTTCTGGTGCTGCTTATAGTGAGCATCAAGCAGTCCCAGCGTCCGGTCCTGCACATTGTGGTCGGCTCGCTGGCAATTACGGCGGTAATGCCTTTTTATTATAATGCGTTGCCTTCATATACTTCTCTAGCTGAAAATCGTCCCCTGCCCATTCTCGGACAGGCTTTAACCGACAGGATTGCGGAATTTTCAGACGGGGATACCCTTGTTCTGCACCGCCCGTTTTTTATTAAAACCTTCCCGGACGTGGTTTACTATCTTAAAAAGCTTGATAAGGATGGAAACTGCCTGTACTCGCTCAGTTCCGGGGCGCGTCCCGGAGATCTGATGCAGGCTCTGGCGACTCCGTCCATTGCTGCGGATCTGTTCAAGAAGGAACACCCGGATGCTGAAAAATATCCGGTTTACCAGTACCTGAAGAATAAAGAATTCAAGAATGCGGTCCTGCTGCTTTCTTCAACTGATTACTATAGATTTAAACCTTTCATCGACTCCCTCCCACCCATGATTAAAAATCTTGTGGTTGTTGAAGAGCGGGAGTTGCTGACCATTAAATGGATTAAGGACAAGGTGTATATTGTCCGCTTTAATCCCGGTAAAATGAAATAATGCCAGATAAAAATAGAAAGATAGACATACTTGATTTGGAATACAGCGAGCTTGAATCCTTTATCTCGCAGGAGCTTAAGGCTCCCCGTTTTCGCACTGACCAGATCTGGCAGTGGCTCTGGCAGAAGGGTGCTGCGGATTTTGATTCCATGACCAATCTTGCCAAGAATCTGCGTGAAGCTCTGAAGAGCAAAGCGGTTATTAACCATCCGCAGGTTGATTTGGTCCAGACCAGCAAGGACGGCACAATTAAGATGCTCTTGCGTCTTAATGACGGTGCTTTAGTTGAGACAGTGCTTATCCCCATGGAAGGGCGTTACACCCAGTGTCTGTCCACTCAGGTGGGCTGTGCCATGGCTTGTACCTTCTGTAGTACCGGCTTGATGGGTTTTGAGCGCAACATGAGTATGTCCGAGATGCTCGGGCAAGTGCTGGCGGGCCGCAAATATCTACGCGAAAACAATCTTGATCCGCTCAAGAACCTTGTTTTCATGGGTATGGGCGAACCATTGCTCAACCTCGATAACCTGATTCGTACGCTGCGCAATCTCAATAATCAGGACGGACTTTCTTTCGTGCCCCGGCGTATAACTGTTTCTTCGGTGGGTTTCGTCAAGCAGCTTGAAGAATTGGGCAAGACCGGGTTGACTCTTCCGGCTATTTCTTTGCATGCACCTACTCAGGAATTGCGCGAAAAGATTATGCCCAAGGCCGCCAAGACTCATATTAACGATCTGCTTGACGCTATGGATAACTTTCCGCTCAAGCCGAGGGAAAAGGTAACTTATGAATATCTGTTGCTGGGCGGGGTGAATGATTCCATTGAGCATGCCAAGCAATTGGTCAAGCTGCTCGGTCATCGCCGCTGCAAAGTTAACCTTATCGCCTATAATCCCGGCGATGATCCGCTTTACGAGGCCCCTTCAAGAGATAAGGTGCTGGCATTTGAAAAATATCTTTGGGATAAGAAGATAACCGCAACTATCCGCAGGTCCATGGGGCAGGATATCAAAGCGGCTTGCGGACAGCTAAAAGCTGACCAGGAAAAGAAATGAAAAAAGCGGGGTAGTTAAAACTGCCCCGCTTTTTTTTATATTTCACTAACCAGCATGGTCTCAGCTTGATCAGGCCGTAGATGCAAGCGCAAACCTTCTTTGGTCATTATTATTATCCGGGCACCGGGGGTCATACCGATGGCTCGTGCGGGTTCGACTGATTCAAGGGTGATACTTGCCCCGGGCTTGATGCCGATGGCCGATATCGATTTCGCAGCTCTCGGTCCGCCTAATATGTTTTTAACAGCAAAAGGACGTCCCTTGCCGCAGGTTGCCAACTGGCAGGACACGCCGTCACATTCGCCCCATATTTTGGCTGCCATTCCTTCGGTCATGGTGTTCTGTTTGCCGTCTACCACTGCCTTGTAGGACATGGGGGGCAGGCAGCGGATCAGCTCCAGATTATCCCCCTCAGCAATACCTAGGATTTTGAGGCTTTTTTCGAGGTGTGATCCGGCGGTCAGCCCTTCGATGTGACCCTTTTCACCGGGGTTCATCTCAAAGACCGGGGTTTTATGCCCGTCATCGTGGTGGACAATAACCTTGGAGGCCATTCCCGCCGCGAGCAGAACTTCACCCTGTGGCCCTTTGATTCTTACCGGATGCTGTACCGAATCTTCGGACATGATTTCCAGTTCTGAACCGATATGGAGTCCCATGCGTTCAAGGCGGTTTTTCAGGCTTTCGCTGGTCACAGCCTTGAGCATTAGGTTTTTCTCTACAGGTGCATTTCTTAATGTCAGGGACATTATTGGTTCTCCTTTGCGGACTCTTGCGGTTTGTTCGCTGCTGAAGTTTTCATGGCGGCGTATCCAAGTATACCCACGGTGCTAAGGTTGTGGGTCATGGCCGCAGCAAGAGTGGATATTTTACCCATACCGGCCAGCAGCAGAGTGGCTGAGTTGATTCCTACCGCAGACCACAGGCAGTGACTGAGGGTTTCGCGGTTGGTGAGTGCGATGCGGTGGGCCTCCACAAGGGTAAGCATATCTTCGTTAAGCATGACCACCTGCGCGGATTCTCGAGCGAGGTCAGCCCCGGAAGGCATGCAGATGCCTACGTCAGCGCTTACAAGAGCCGGTGTATCGTTGACCCCGTCTCCGGCAAAGGCGACTTTGGCCCCGCCGTCTTTAAGTTCTTTGACGATGTTTGCTTTATCTTCGGGTTTGAGTTCCCAGTGCACGGCGTCCACAGGGGGAAGTTGAGCCGCAAGGGCCAGTGCTGTGGAGCGGTGATCCCCGGTGAGGATCTCAATGCGCTTGATTCCTGCCGCCTTGAAAGATTCGAGGGCTTCAAGGGCTTCGGGGCGCAGTTCATCACGCATGGCAATAATGCCGATAAGTTCCTCGTCCATGGCTACGAAAAGAAGGTTCTTGCCTGCATTACGCAACTGGCGGGACTTTTTCTCCATGTATGAGCAGTCCACATGTTCATCTTCTTCTACAAAGTGCTGGCTGCCTACAAGCACCCGTTTGCCATCAACGTAGGCGGAAACACCGTGGGCCACGATAAAGTCGACCCCGCTTACTTCCGGCAGTCCGATTTTACGTTCTTTGGCTTCGTTAACAACCGCTTTCGCTACCGGGTGGGCATAGTGTTCCTCGGCCCCGGCGGCAATGGAGAGAAGTTCTTCCTCTTCGTAAAGAGGCATGGGAACGATGTCGGTAACTTTGAGTTCCCCTTTGGTCAGTGTTCCGGTCTTGTCAAAGACGATGGTGTCCACTGCGGCGAGGTTGTCGAGAGCCTGTCCGCCCTTGAGCAGAACCCCGGCTTTACTTGCAGTATACATGGAAGTACGGGTGGCAACCGGGGTGGAAAGCTTGATGGCGCATGAGTAGTCAACAGTCAGCACCGATGCGGCACGGGCAAGGTCTCCGGTCAGGGCGTAAACGCCAAGTCCGGCCCCGAAAGTCAGGGGCACCAGCTTGTCTGCGAGTTCTGCGGACTGGATCTGGCTTTTGGATTGCGAACGTAGGGAACTTTCAAGATAGCGGTTGATACGGGCCATGCCTGTTTCAGAACCGACTTTGTCAGCCCTGATTTTGAGGGTCCCCTCTTCTACTACTGCGCCGGAAAGGGTTGCGTCTCCAGGTTGCAGGTGGATAGGCACGGATTCTCCGGTAATGGAACTCTGGTTCACAGAACCGTCACCCTCAACAATGGTTCCCTCGATGGGGATGAGTTCACCGGGGCCGCAGACTACAATGTCGCCTACTTGCAGATCATTGAAGTCTATTTCAAGCTCACGACCATCCTTTTCAATCCAGATTTTCTCAACCT includes the following:
- a CDS encoding ferrous iron transport protein A codes for the protein MSLTLRNAPVEKNLMLKAVTSESLKNRLERMGLHIGSELEIMSEDSVQHPVRIKGPQGEVLLAAGMASKVIVHHDDGHKTPVFEMNPGEKGHIEGLTAGSHLEKSLKILGIAEGDNLELIRCLPPMSYKAVVDGKQNTMTEGMAAKIWGECDGVSCQLATCGKGRPFAVKNILGGPRAAKSISAIGIKPGASITLESVEPARAIGMTPGARIIIMTKEGLRLHLRPDQAETMLVSEI
- a CDS encoding cyclic nucleotide-binding protein; amino-acid sequence: MRFSIFIRLLLFAIAISLLPAIVNASPTLVSIGDFLTPSGQPVLEFKAFIQQRLTTAGLSCENCTAQSPESRYTLSGLMVRDDKGTSFSALLTDNFHLEPDVFIKGKQIGGSNSEPAAQRLAESAARLIANQSVASIEVSGDSRLTPNAVMALAQILPGEKATPQKIIAARIILENCGLFEKARIYLTPGAEGRKVKISVKERDSILLANMPGPGKAVLDNILGPQDTTLPEFPAITEDNFPGLRNATCGGYLAYRAENILTRLRNGENSFSVDDVEELVAVAATIRNSISTYDASCRDMCIILMKLCSVLDSQTIRTISEKLQQGMNLNETGPHALEKNLERIEFLTQAYGATQEAQLILSSRIFHDRIHSPVIPWILYSLGEQALKAEDITRAAPLLSGAIAISSLPVSPEMLLTTAMAQYSNLDIEAGGAAATQLKPLLANPDLDSELRRQISSLPRRAELCETATSITDQDVFDLQLEKGNALILLDRPDLAEPLFHKLHGLRPNDARPFTGFGRLAFQRTDNLLSARPYLERAEHMKNKDRFFYELALGFKLERIIAEALPTIRIDGRNSEEASATRFLLPKTLEYATGYDEFNRPQAQLIKAGVDVLGEWLAYPAMSTEEAFDNMFRQTLRLDSETGNQPEILAACLYFSTNSTDRAEARKLISRPMSVKAGVKPRFLQLNLLIREMTLTPSSELAEALEQAERSSFSDARNREEAVILKADALAVVGLYTNSTALLERAESLYTLAVDLNDGNNGRLLNNLACVNLALGMVEEADDLYDEALDSNPEAGEVVKMGKLVSSLSGEERTFALEKFAANNISQQLKAAALELSGASNSTAGPGNDFSAGMMGIYLNEDRKIETGYDNYTGLSINFKYNSNIWLLPIQLKTAEQSR
- a CDS encoding glycosyl transferase: MEYRQDSGLDGFCRKNWALLLGLLLLFSAAVSFYGTWLNYFYDIDEPKYARAVYEMIHSGNLLAPMFDGIPRMEKPPLAYWVMSPFAWLASLDGFSGNVLTLLRLPTVICSVLMVLGTALTGRKLFGPATGLLAGMILQSSVLFKFMTVMMKVDVVFACCVTWATYFYLQRYLGDRSPRVAIGGVILTALGVLAKGPFAFLPMAGYALAVGIRHNVNKKHESTESASFLSAFNIKGLIAAKWNDRNILLLWFIAGCAPFFLWLYGAWLTTGFDYTQGLLGQFFHNTASTSSKVTNKLSHLDPYFDTLTVIFFPWGGYVFGAVYGVYRSVREKFNEKYVFMACVFLVYLLVFTLLFKLKSNRYMLPMLPLLSIFVCDWLVNAKRDKMYRTLFEMGFVWILSMAAMLGYRSFKSMSVSVNLADRVPVGQYMELMFPFFIALGAFFLVLLIVSIKQSQRPVLHIVVGSLAITAVMPFYYNALPSYTSLAENRPLPILGQALTDRIAEFSDGDTLVLHRPFFIKTFPDVVYYLKKLDKDGNCLYSLSSGARPGDLMQALATPSIAADLFKKEHPDAEKYPVYQYLKNKEFKNAVLLLSSTDYYRFKPFIDSLPPMIKNLVVVEERELLTIKWIKDKVYIVRFNPGKMK
- the rlmN gene encoding 23S rRNA (adenine(2503)-C(2))-methyltransferase RlmN; this encodes MPDKNRKIDILDLEYSELESFISQELKAPRFRTDQIWQWLWQKGAADFDSMTNLAKNLREALKSKAVINHPQVDLVQTSKDGTIKMLLRLNDGALVETVLIPMEGRYTQCLSTQVGCAMACTFCSTGLMGFERNMSMSEMLGQVLAGRKYLRENNLDPLKNLVFMGMGEPLLNLDNLIRTLRNLNNQDGLSFVPRRITVSSVGFVKQLEELGKTGLTLPAISLHAPTQELREKIMPKAAKTHINDLLDAMDNFPLKPREKVTYEYLLLGGVNDSIEHAKQLVKLLGHRRCKVNLIAYNPGDDPLYEAPSRDKVLAFEKYLWDKKITATIRRSMGQDIKAACGQLKADQEKK